A region from the Acyrthosiphon pisum isolate AL4f chromosome A1, pea_aphid_22Mar2018_4r6ur, whole genome shotgun sequence genome encodes:
- the LOC100165290 gene encoding NAD-dependent protein deacetylase sirtuin-7: MDNQKVCKLKFRKRKAAPNVTFCMKTERNASNKKILEIIQKPLSERTIDDKEILNTYKDTVQKISQRLDRQKKLKERCQEFEDPVEVLDPKCEELAKAILSASNLVVYTGAGISTAAKIPDYRGSNGIWTLLDQGKDIGCHDLSQAEPTLTHMALYRLYREGLLGHVVSQNCDGLHLRSGLPRPALSEVHGDMFIEVCNNCKPNRHYLRMFDVTEHTARFNHKTLRLCYACHKPLKDTIVHFGERGKLQWPINWSTACKHAEKTDVILCLGSSLRVLKKYPWLWSMDRPAKKRPKLYIVNLQWTPKDDQATLKINGKCDEIMKKVMSILNLDIPKYQRCLDPIFHHATMLVAAEEHTTVHPVLAVPTDDVQKTDSNTITKCEKIELDISNGKNITKMCSGSKDLIQPVDLSLVKLENNISIVDQSESINSPSCSNMDFVPSLSNFWRPFIEGVDQNSLEGRNMLSLVEPIVPYLNPFFINNMETLGLSPTPVDQFYKNFVYQACIGLAAVEKLQIEKKLTNNLKKKKRDVSEDKDDIKKTDVSINRYCTFCHPVYGSTKCLFYHRYESKFKEDVAICLCCDDDDTDEEDENELKTEEIVDKNDEVIEKAKVTAGWFGKGYKKRMKKKK, encoded by the exons ATGGATAATCAGAAAGTATGCAAATTAAAGTTCAGAAAACGGAAGGCAGCTCCGAACGTAACGTTTTGCATGAAAACTGAGAGAAATGCGTCGAATAAAAAA ATATTAGAAATTATTCAAAAGCCATTATCTGAGAGAACAATTGATGACAAAGAAATTCTTAATACATATAAGGATACAGTACAGAAGATATCTcaaag gttagaTAGACAAAAGAAATTAAAAGAGCGATGTCAAGAGTTTGAAGATCCAGTTGAAGTATTAGATCCAAAATGTGAAGAACTTGCAAAGGCTATTTTGTCTGCATCAAATTTAGTGGTCTATACTGGTGCCGGAATAAGCACGGCAGCTAAAATACCTGATTATAGAGGCTCAAATGGAATATGGACATTATTAGATCAAGGAAAAGATATTGG atgtcACGACTTAAGCCAAGCAGAACCCACATTAACACACATGGCATTATATCGATTATACCGTGAAGGGTTACTGGGACATGTCGTTTCTCAAAATTGTGATGGGTTGCATTTAAGAAGTGGTCTACCAAGACCAGCATTGTCAGAAGTTCATGGTGATATGTTTATAGAG gtatgcaACAATTGTAAGCCAAACAGACACTATTTGCGAATGTTTGATGTGACAGAACATACAGCAAGATTTAATCACAAAACACTAAGGTTATGTTATGCTTGTCATAAACCGTTGAAAGATACAATTGTTCATTTTGGAGAACGTGGTAAACTTCAATGGCCAATTAATTGGTCAACGGCTTGTAAACACGCTGAGAAAACTGATGTAATCTTGTGTTTAGGATCCAGCTTAAGG GTTCTGAAAAAGTATCCATGGCTTTGGTCAATGGATAGACCAGCTAAAAAGAGACCAAAGTTATACATTGTGAATCTTCAATGGACTCCGAAGGATGACCAAgctacactaaaaataaacg GTAAATgtgatgaaattatgaaaaaagtaaTGTCAATCTTAAATTTGGATATTCCTAAATATCAACGTTGTCTAGATCCTATATTTCACCATGCCACAATGTTAGTAGCAGCTGAAGAACATACGACAGTACATCCTGTTTTAGCTGTTCCGACTGATGATGTTCAAAAAACAGATTCAAATACTATaacaaaatgtgaaaaaatagaATTAGATATTAGTAACggtaaaaatattaccaaaatgTGTTCAGGATCAAAAGACCTAATTCAACCAGTTGATCTCAGTTtagtaaaattagaaaataatatatccatagTTGATCAAAGTGAATCAATTAATTCTCCGTCGTGTTCAAATATGGATTTTGTTCCAAGCTTAAGTAATTTTTGGAGACCTTTTATAGAAGGTGTTGATCAAAATTCATTAGAAGGACGAAATATGCTTTCATTGGTTGAACCAATAGTACCATATCTAAAtccattttttatcaataatatggaAACTTTAGGATTGTCTCCAACACCCGTTGAtcagttttataaaaactttgTATATCAAGCATGTATAGGATTGGCTGCAGTTGAAAAATTGC AAATAGAAAAAAAGCtgacaaacaatttaaaaaaaaaaaaaagagatgtTAGTGAAGATAaagatgatattaaaaaaacggATGTTTCAATAAATCGATATTGTACATTTTGTCATCCAGTTTATGGTTCAACTAAATGCCTGTTTTATCATCGATATGAGTCAAAGTTCAAAGAAGACGTAGCCATTTGTCTGTGTTGTGATGATGATGATACAGATGAAGAAGacgaaaatgaactaaaaactGAAGAAATAGTGGATAAGAATGATGAAGTTATAGAAAAGGCCAAAGTTACTGCTGGCTGGTTTGGGAAAGGTTACAAgaaaagaatgaaaaaaaagaaatag